A genomic window from Mauremys mutica isolate MM-2020 ecotype Southern unplaced genomic scaffold, ASM2049712v1 000298F_np12_obj, whole genome shotgun sequence includes:
- the PQBP1 gene encoding polyglutamine-binding protein 1: MGMGGGAKLPAASAEPLQMPLPVALQSRLAKRGLLKHVEPEPEEEVIAEDYDDDHVDYEATRIENLPPNWYKVFDPICGLPYYWNMENDLVSWLSPNDPNSIITKATKKLKNSLEADEKPERPYEKPEREEVKERRYHRREELAPYPKSKKSSRKDEELDPMDPSAYSDAPRGTWSTGLPKRNEAKTGADTTAAGPLFQQRPYPSPGAVLRANAEASRAKQQD; encoded by the exons ATGggcatggggggcggggccaagtTGCCTGCGGCATCAGCTGA GCCGCTCCAGATGCCGCTGCCGGTGGCGCTTCAGTCCCGCCTGGCCAAGCGAGGCCTCCTCAAGCACGTGGAGCCGG AGCCCGAGGAGGAGGTCATCGCGGAAGATTACGATGACGACCACGTGGATTACGAAGCCACCAGAATTGAGAACTTGCCGCCCAACTGGTATAAAGTGTTCGACCCCATCTG cggTCTCCCCTACTACTGGAACATGGAGAACGACCTGGTCTCCTGGCTCTCTCCTAACGACCCCAACTCCATCATCACCAAAGCCACGAAGAAATTGAAAAACAGCCTAG AGGCTGACGAGAAGCCGGAGCGCCCCTATGAGAAGCCGGAGCGCGAGGAGGTGAAGGAGCGGCGTTACCATCGCCGGGAAGAGCTGGCGCCGTATCCCAAGAGCAAGAAAA gcAGCCGCAAGGACGAGGAGCTAGACCCCATGGACCCCAGTGCCTACTCGGATGCCCCACG GGGCACGTGGTCGACGGGGCTGCCGAAGCGCAACGAGGCGAAGACGGGGGCCGACACGACCGCGGCCGGGCCCCTGTTCCAGCAGCGCCCGTACCCCAGCCCCGGTGCCGTGCTGCGGGCCAACGCCGAGGCCTCCCGCGCCAAGCAGCAggactga
- the TIMM17B gene encoding mitochondrial import inner membrane translocase subunit Tim17-B yields the protein MEEYAREPCPWRIVDDCGGAFTMGMIGGGVFQAVKGFRNAPVGVRHRFKGSVSAIRIRAPQIGGSFAVWGGLFSTIDCGLVKMRGKEDPWNSITSGALTGAVLASRSGPLAMVGSAMMGGILLALIEGVGILLTRYTAQQFQNSNPFGEDPSQLPLKDSPAPPGYPGYGQYQ from the exons ATGGAGGAATATGCCCGGGAGCCCTG CCCATGGCGCATCGTGGATGACTGCGGCGGTGCCTTCACCATGGGGATGATCGGTGGGGGGGTCTTCCAGGCCGTCAAGGGTTTCCGGAACGCCCCCGTG GGCGTCCGACACCGGTTCAAAGGGAGCGTCAGTGCCATCCGCATCAGAGCGCCGCAGATTGGAG gtAGCTTTGCCGTCTGGGGGGGCCTTTTCTCCACCATTGACTGCGGCCTGGTGAAGATGAGGGGGAAGGAAGATCCCTGGAACTCGATCACCAGTGGGGCACTCACGGGGGCTGTGCTGGCTTCCCGCA GTGGCCCGTTAGCCATGGTTGGCTCAGCCATGATGGGGGGCATTTTACTGGCCTTGATAGAAGGAGTCGGGATCTTACTCACCAGATACACGGCCCAGCAATTCCAGAACT ctAACCCTTTCGGTGAAGACCCCAGTCAGCTGCCCCTGAAGGACAGCCCAGCGCCTCCAGGATACCCGGGCTATGGACAATACCAGTGA
- the CDK20 gene encoding cyclin-dependent kinase 20 isoform X3, which translates to MHCRCPRNLGGVPGAVHFRKGKGWSPQIWREEEVPVQTSQPSMDQYSILGRIGEGAHGIVFKAKNIETGETVALKKVALRRLEDGIPNQALREIKALQEIEENQHVVKLKAVFPHGAGFVLVFEYMLSDLAEVIRNSQQPLTQAQVKGYMLMLLQGVAFCHANNIMHRDLKPANLLISSTGQLKIADFGLARVFSSDAGRLYSHQVATRWYRAPELLYGARKYDEGVDLWAVGCIFAELLNNSPLFPGENDIEQLCCVLRVLGTPSQRIWPEITELPDYNKISFKDNPPIPLEEVLPDAPPQALQLLKHFLVYPSRERVKAAQGQRGQRNGLGGGSWGWGGRAGQDRTDDAVG; encoded by the exons atgcactgcaggTGCCCCAGAAATTTGGGGGGGGTGCCTGGAGCAGTGCATTTTCGGAAGGGAAAGGGGTGGTCCCCTCAGATATGGCGTGAGGAAGAG GTCCCAGTGCAAACCAGTCAGCCCAGCATGGATCAGTacagcatcctgggcaggataGGGGAAGGTGCCCACGGCATCGTCTTCAAAGCCAAGAACATAGAG ACAGGGGAGACCGTGGCATTGAAGAAGGTCGCTCTGCGGAGACTGGAGGACGGGATCCCGAATCAGGCGCTGCGGGAGATCAAAGCGCTACAGGAGATTGAGGAGAATCAGCAt GTGGTGAAGCTGAAGGCCGTGTTCCCCCACGGCGCAGGCTTCGTGCTGGTGTTCGAGTACATGCTGTCGGACCTGGCCGAGGTGATCCGcaactcccagcagcccctgaCGCAGGCCCAGGTGAAAGGCTACATGCTCatgctgctgcagggggtggcCTTCTGCCACGCCAATAACATCATGCACCGG GATCTGAAACCAGCCAATTTACTCATCAGCTCTACGGGGCAGCTGAAGATTGCGGATTTCGGCCTCGCCAGGGTGTTCTCCAGTGACGCAGGCCGGCTCTACAGCCACCAGGTGGCCACCAG GTGGTACCGTGCCCCGGAGCTCCTGTACGGCGCCCGGAAGTATGACGAAGGGGTGGATTTGTG GGCTGTGGGCTGCATTTTTGCTGAGCTGCTGAACAACTCGCCCCTCTTCCCCGGGGAGAACGACATTGAACAGCTCTGCTGTGTGCTCCGGGTGCTGGGGACCCCGAGCCAGCGCATCTGGCcg GAGATCACGGAGCTCCCTGACTACAACAAGATCTCGTTCAAAGACAACCCGCCCATCCCGCTGGAGGAGGTGCTGCCCGACGCCCCCCCACAGGCCCTGCAGCTGCTGAAGCACTTTCTGGTCTACCCTTCCCGGGAGCGTGTGAAggcagcccag
- the CDK20 gene encoding cyclin-dependent kinase 20 isoform X1 produces MHCRCPRNLGGVPGAVHFRKGKGWSPQIWREEEVPVQTSQPSMDQYSILGRIGEGAHGIVFKAKNIETGETVALKKVALRRLEDGIPNQALREIKALQEIEENQHVVKLKAVFPHGAGFVLVFEYMLSDLAEVIRNSQQPLTQAQVKGYMLMLLQGVAFCHANNIMHRDLKPANLLISSTGQLKIADFGLARVFSSDAGRLYSHQVATRWYRAPELLYGARKYDEGVDLWAVGCIFAELLNNSPLFPGENDIEQLCCVLRVLGTPSQRIWPEITELPDYNKISFKDNPPIPLEEVLPDAPPQALQLLKHFLVYPSRERVKAAQALLHPYFFTPPLPAHHSELPVPQRGGRTARQGPQHQRDFHVERPVEESVVDPEWVAPYVV; encoded by the exons atgcactgcaggTGCCCCAGAAATTTGGGGGGGGTGCCTGGAGCAGTGCATTTTCGGAAGGGAAAGGGGTGGTCCCCTCAGATATGGCGTGAGGAAGAG GTCCCAGTGCAAACCAGTCAGCCCAGCATGGATCAGTacagcatcctgggcaggataGGGGAAGGTGCCCACGGCATCGTCTTCAAAGCCAAGAACATAGAG ACAGGGGAGACCGTGGCATTGAAGAAGGTCGCTCTGCGGAGACTGGAGGACGGGATCCCGAATCAGGCGCTGCGGGAGATCAAAGCGCTACAGGAGATTGAGGAGAATCAGCAt GTGGTGAAGCTGAAGGCCGTGTTCCCCCACGGCGCAGGCTTCGTGCTGGTGTTCGAGTACATGCTGTCGGACCTGGCCGAGGTGATCCGcaactcccagcagcccctgaCGCAGGCCCAGGTGAAAGGCTACATGCTCatgctgctgcagggggtggcCTTCTGCCACGCCAATAACATCATGCACCGG GATCTGAAACCAGCCAATTTACTCATCAGCTCTACGGGGCAGCTGAAGATTGCGGATTTCGGCCTCGCCAGGGTGTTCTCCAGTGACGCAGGCCGGCTCTACAGCCACCAGGTGGCCACCAG GTGGTACCGTGCCCCGGAGCTCCTGTACGGCGCCCGGAAGTATGACGAAGGGGTGGATTTGTG GGCTGTGGGCTGCATTTTTGCTGAGCTGCTGAACAACTCGCCCCTCTTCCCCGGGGAGAACGACATTGAACAGCTCTGCTGTGTGCTCCGGGTGCTGGGGACCCCGAGCCAGCGCATCTGGCcg GAGATCACGGAGCTCCCTGACTACAACAAGATCTCGTTCAAAGACAACCCGCCCATCCCGCTGGAGGAGGTGCTGCCCGACGCCCCCCCACAGGCCCTGCAGCTGCTGAAGCACTTTCTGGTCTACCCTTCCCGGGAGCGTGTGAAggcagcccag gcattGCTGCATCCCTATTTCTTCACCCCCCCGCTGCCCGCCCACCACTCGGAGCTCCCCGTTCCCCAGCGGGGGGGCAGGACAGCCCGGCAGGGACCCCAGCACCAGCGCGACTTCCACGTCGAGCGGCCCGTGGAGGAGTCTGTGGTGGACCCCGAATGGGTGGCCCCTTATGTGGTGTGA
- the CDK20 gene encoding cyclin-dependent kinase 20 isoform X2 has translation MDQYSILGRIGEGAHGIVFKAKNIETGETVALKKVALRRLEDGIPNQALREIKALQEIEENQHVVKLKAVFPHGAGFVLVFEYMLSDLAEVIRNSQQPLTQAQVKGYMLMLLQGVAFCHANNIMHRDLKPANLLISSTGQLKIADFGLARVFSSDAGRLYSHQVATRWYRAPELLYGARKYDEGVDLWAVGCIFAELLNNSPLFPGENDIEQLCCVLRVLGTPSQRIWPEITELPDYNKISFKDNPPIPLEEVLPDAPPQALQLLKHFLVYPSRERVKAAQALLHPYFFTPPLPAHHSELPVPQRGGRTARQGPQHQRDFHVERPVEESVVDPEWVAPYVV, from the exons ATGGATCAGTacagcatcctgggcaggataGGGGAAGGTGCCCACGGCATCGTCTTCAAAGCCAAGAACATAGAG ACAGGGGAGACCGTGGCATTGAAGAAGGTCGCTCTGCGGAGACTGGAGGACGGGATCCCGAATCAGGCGCTGCGGGAGATCAAAGCGCTACAGGAGATTGAGGAGAATCAGCAt GTGGTGAAGCTGAAGGCCGTGTTCCCCCACGGCGCAGGCTTCGTGCTGGTGTTCGAGTACATGCTGTCGGACCTGGCCGAGGTGATCCGcaactcccagcagcccctgaCGCAGGCCCAGGTGAAAGGCTACATGCTCatgctgctgcagggggtggcCTTCTGCCACGCCAATAACATCATGCACCGG GATCTGAAACCAGCCAATTTACTCATCAGCTCTACGGGGCAGCTGAAGATTGCGGATTTCGGCCTCGCCAGGGTGTTCTCCAGTGACGCAGGCCGGCTCTACAGCCACCAGGTGGCCACCAG GTGGTACCGTGCCCCGGAGCTCCTGTACGGCGCCCGGAAGTATGACGAAGGGGTGGATTTGTG GGCTGTGGGCTGCATTTTTGCTGAGCTGCTGAACAACTCGCCCCTCTTCCCCGGGGAGAACGACATTGAACAGCTCTGCTGTGTGCTCCGGGTGCTGGGGACCCCGAGCCAGCGCATCTGGCcg GAGATCACGGAGCTCCCTGACTACAACAAGATCTCGTTCAAAGACAACCCGCCCATCCCGCTGGAGGAGGTGCTGCCCGACGCCCCCCCACAGGCCCTGCAGCTGCTGAAGCACTTTCTGGTCTACCCTTCCCGGGAGCGTGTGAAggcagcccag gcattGCTGCATCCCTATTTCTTCACCCCCCCGCTGCCCGCCCACCACTCGGAGCTCCCCGTTCCCCAGCGGGGGGGCAGGACAGCCCGGCAGGGACCCCAGCACCAGCGCGACTTCCACGTCGAGCGGCCCGTGGAGGAGTCTGTGGTGGACCCCGAATGGGTGGCCCCTTATGTGGTGTGA